In Mercurialis annua linkage group LG6, ddMerAnnu1.2, whole genome shotgun sequence, the following are encoded in one genomic region:
- the LOC126686714 gene encoding 6,7-dimethyl-8-ribityllumazine synthase, chloroplastic-like, whose amino-acid sequence MDLDVFLLASLCSESKITVFGRLAIETRKERSTAAVKHLIGSLTKTINFKQKALVIVRFNELVMKKLLEGALETFQRYSVKEEDIDLKLMLFLGDAVGVPCIFGILTCDDMDQALNRAGGKAGNKGAEAALTAIEMTSLFEHRLKQ is encoded by the exons ATGGACTTAGATGTGTTCTTACTTGCTAGTTTATGTTCAGAAAGCAAGATTACAG TATTTGGTAGACTTGCAATTGAGACGAGGAAAGAGCGTTCAACGGCGGCTGTTAAGCATTTGATTGGATCTCTCACCAAAAC GATAAATTTTAAGCAAAAGGCACTG GTTATAGTCCGCTTTAACGAACTTGTGATGAAGAAGCTTTTGGAGGGAGCTTTGGAAACTTTCCAGAGATACTCGGTGAAAGAAGAAGATATTGAT TTAAAACTGATGCTGTTTCTTGGTGATGCTGTAGGAGTTCCATGCATATTTGGCATTCTAACATGTGATGACATGGACCAG GCTTTAAATCGAGCTGGGGGAAAAGCTGGGAACAAGGGCGCTGAGGCTGCTCTGACTGCT ATTGAGATGACATCCCTTTTTGAGCACCGTTTGAAGCAGTGA
- the LOC126688077 gene encoding probable xyloglucan galactosyltransferase GT11: MVGKNSKKIWYFILSSSFLWFLLVYFYYSGTKIDKTQLRNNFVGTHESKSVQVHENRIKEKKSDNPIENFFIGGDWDRYINEIISEESHNNNSINGSFGLDSKNNYEVEKKVDSEVVTNEEQEISNSDSDSDSCSGRYIYVHDLPSEYNQDLLKNCLSLSEWSNMCSSLSNFGLGPKLRNSDRIFSNSGWFETNQFTLEVIFHNRMKQYNCLTNDSSLASAIFVPYYAGLDVSRYLWNSHTSLKDYYSLNLVKWLREKPEWKRMDGRDHFLVAGRITWDFRRLSDSNSDWGNKLMLLPESRNMTLLTIEASPWHQNDFAIPYPTYFHPSSDNQLIQWQNRVRKIKRRFLFSFVGAPRPNMTDSIRGEIISQCQATRSRKCKLLQCASGSNKCYKPVNVMRIFQSSTFCLQPSGDSYTRRSAFDSILSGCIPVFFHPGSAYVQYLWHLPKDYTKYSVFIPANEVKNGSANIERILSRITKSKIASMREQVINLIPGIVYADPRSNLENLEDAFDITIEGVFERVDKIRSEIREGKNVNGFVGEEFSWKKRFFGTIGEHEWDHFFVKH, translated from the coding sequence ATGGTTGGAAAAAATTCCAAGAAAATctggtattttattttatcatccTCTTTTTTATGGTTTTTATTGGTTTATTTCTATTATTCTGGTACAAAAATTGATAAAACCCAATTAAGAAATAATTTTGTTGGTACACATGAATCTAAATCTGTTCAAGTTCATGAAAAtagaattaaagaaaaaaaatctgatAATCCAATTGAAAATTTCTTCATAGGAGGTGATTGGGATAGATACATTAATGAAATAATATCAGAAGAGTCACATAATAATAATTCCATTAATGGAAGTTTTGGTTTAgatagtaaaaataattatgagGTGGAAAAAAAAGTTGATTCTGAAGTAGTTACAAATGAAGAACAAGAAATTTCAAATTCCGATTCTGATTCTGATTCGTGTTCGGGTCGATATATTTACGTTCACGATCTTCCGAGCGAATACAATCAAGATTTGCTAAAGAATTGTCTATCGCTTAGCGAATGGTCTAACATGTGTTCTTCATTATCGAATTTCGGTTTAGGTCCGAAATTACGGAATTCGGATAGGATATTTTCGAATTCGGGTTGGTTCGAGACGAATCAGTTTACTTTAGAAGTAATTTTTCACAATAGAATGAAACAATATAATTGCTTAACTAATGATTCATCATTAGCTTCGGCAATTTTTGTACCTTATTATGCAGGGCTTGATGTTTCTAGATATTTATGGAATTCTCATACTTCTTTAAAAGATTATTATTCACTTAATCTTGTGAAATGGTTAAGAGAAAAACCTGAATGGAAAAGAATGGACGGTCGAGATCATTTCTTGGTAGCCGGAAGAATTACTTGGGATTTTCGAAGATTGTCCGATTCGAATTCGGATTGGGGAAATAAATTAATGCTCTTGCCTGAATCAAGAAACATGACGTTGCTAACAATCGAGGCTAGTCCGTGGCATCAGAACGATTTCGCGATTCCGTATCCGACTTATTTTCATCCCTCGTCGGATAATCAATTGATTCAATGGCAGAATAGagtcagaaaaataaaaagacgGTTTTTATTTTCGTTTGTAGGCGCTCCGAGGCCTAATATGACCGATTCAATTCGCGGTGAGATTATTTCTCAATGTCAAGCTACAAGGAGTAGAAAATGCAAATTGCTTCAATGTGCCTCAGGTTCTAATAAATGTTACAAACCTGTCAATGTTATGAGAATTTTTCAAAGCTCAACTTTTTGCTTGCAGCCTTCAGGAGATTCGTATACGAGACGATCAGCTTTCGATTCGATCTTGTCGGGATGTATACCAGTTTTTTTCCATCCAGGGTCAGCTTATGTTCAATATTTATGGCATTTACCCAAGGACTATACAAAATACTCTGTTTTTATACCAGCAAATGAGGTCAAAAATGGAAGTGCAAATATTGAAAGGATTTTATCAAgaattacaaaatcaaaaattgcTTCTATGAGAGAGCAAGTGATTAATTTGATTCCGGGTATTGTTTATGCCGATCCGAGATCGAATTTGGAGAATCTTGAAGATGCATTTGATATTACAATTGAGGGTGTTTTTGAAAGAGTTGATAAGATTAGGAGTGAAATTAGAGAAGGTAAGAATGTTAATGGGTTTGTTGGGGAAGAATTTTCATGGAAGAAAAGATTTTTTGGAACAATTGGGGAACATGAATGGGATCATTTCTTtgtaaaacattaa
- the LOC126653548 gene encoding RHOMBOID-like protein 1 isoform X2, whose amino-acid sequence MNQNSTMRVRGEPPPTTTSLEINVQHPRQEGSGGGRDNAVHPSPPSSKGSTPLPVVSSRDQRNVVSRTEEFRLFRRWKPWLVPFFVVANVLMFVITMYVNNCPKNNSGPYSSSCIVKFLGRFSFQPMKENPLLGPSSSTLEKMGALDVDKVVGRHQTWRLATCIWLHAGVFHVLANMLSLIFIGIRLEQEFGFIRIGLVYVISGFGGSLLSALFIQTQISVGASGALFGLLGGMLSELITNWTIYANKVAALSTLMLIIIINLAVGILPHVDNFAHIGGFLSGFFLGFVFLIRPQFGWINQKACPPGYTAPPAKSKHKTYQYVLWVVSLIILTAG is encoded by the exons ATGAATCAAAATTCCACGATGAGAGTGAGAGGAGAGCCACCACCAACCACCACTAGCCTAGAGATCAATGTACAACATCCCCGGCAAGAAGGAAGCGGAGGAGGGAGGGACAACGCTGTACACCCATCACCGCCGTCATCTAAAGGATCAACGCCGTTACCGGTGGTTTCCTCTCGTGATCAGCGTAATGTGGTATCAAGAACGGAGGAGTTTAGGCTGTTTAGACGGTGGAAGCCATGGCTGGTACCGTTTTTTGTGGTGGCGaatgttttaatgtttgtaattaCTATGTATGTTAATAATTGTCCTAAGAACAATTCAGGGCCGTATTCTTCTTCTTGTATTGTGAAGTTTTTGGGTAGATTTTCTTTTCAGCCCATGAAGGAAAATCCTCTACTTGGCCCTTCTTCTTCAAC ATTAGAGAAGATGGGAGCGCTAGATGTGGATAAAGTGGTGGGCAGGCACCAGACTTGGCGCCTTGCCACTTGCATATGGTTGCATGCCGGGGTGTTCCATGTACTTGCTAACATGCTGAGTCTTATATTTATTGGAATTCGGCTTGAGCAGGAATTTGGTTTCA TCAGAATTGGATTGGTCTATGTGATATCTGGTTTTGGTGGGAGTTTATTATCGGCCCTTTTTATTCAGACACAAATCTCCGTTGGTGCATCTGGTGCTCTTTTTGGTCTACTAGGAGGGATGCTTTCGGAGCTTATTACAAACTGGACAATATATGCAAATAAG GTTGCAGCTTTGTCAACTCTCATGTTGatcattataataaatttagcCGTTGGAATCCTTCCACATGTGGACAACTTTGCTCATATTGGAGGGTTTCTTTCGGGATTTTTTCTTGGATTTGTCTTCTTAATACGACCTCAGTTTGGGTGGATTAACCAAAAGGCTTGTCCTCCGGGGTACACTGCACCCCCTGCTAAATCAAAACATAAGACCTACCAGTATGTACTATGGGTTGTATCTCTGATAATATTGACTGCTGGGTAA
- the LOC126654109 gene encoding uncharacterized protein LOC126654109, protein MKEGKSSKLNNGNTNQQLLHQEHQYSHFSPLRFAKLLDPEASWDKDQLGDALHWIRQVAAVLCGILWGTIPLVGGIWIAAFLLISSGIVYGYYSLILKIDEEEYGGHGALLQEGLFASITLFLLSWILVYSLSHF, encoded by the exons ATGAAAGAAGGGAAATCAAGTAAATTGAATAATGGTAATACCAATCAGCAGCTTCTGCATCAAGAACATCAGTACAGTCACTTTTCTCCTCTCAGATTTGCCAAGTTGTTGGATCCTGAAGCTTCTTGGGATAAA GATCAATTGGGTGATGCTTTGCATTGGATTAGGCAAGTAGCGGCCGTATTATGTGGAATTCTTTGGGGTACCATACCCTTAGTTGGGGGCATATGGATCGCCGC TTTTCTGTTGATATCCTCTGGGATTGTATATGGTTATTATTCTTTGATATTAAAGATTGACGAAGAAGAATATGGCGGTCACGGAGCCCTCCTGCAAGAGGGACTTTTTGCATCTATCACCCTTTTTCTG CTCTCATGGATCCTAGTATACAGCTTGTCACACTTCTGA
- the LOC126686836 gene encoding uncharacterized protein LOC126686836, which produces MDEMENEYAFSSEHKVDSDNNIYGEIKEEIETDEEVNSDKSGAAEFELDSFYLMKESSEEDALILDSTVEECTKESDFVLGCEEDEEKANLEIQNDKIDSVGIEPASLEPTKLNGKESDLILGGEEKEELAKESNEIIVMEELQLTTENANGDVVHEEDSIQKVKNTEVIPKKKKGKLIKKKVLKKKTAFNAMNKVIDANNGEPSTKENCQTVVELNDKVNGDDNEVAHEDAKQEVKNAEQTDKIVDKKIGKMRKRGLKDKLALTNKGSNDQEASNKVACEKAEQTGQIVVKNAEQTDKIVEKKMGKMKKRGLKNKIGLKGVNEVISKSTNDQGASNKIASERTKVAGMIFMCSSKTKNDCYHYKVFGLPSSKRDVVLEIREGMKLFLFDVELKELHGIYKAAGPGGYNIEPKAFKSAFPSQVRFNVYEDCLPVPEGKFKKVIKDNYYKNNKFHNQLTVKQVNNLCKLFQSASKGSKLKVSSRDLGARTHKSIPRESHKAGRDAGSARSRKQRRGVESRTFEDEKRSRKRRRVAENYGFQDPGRSRKQHRGVENRTFENRDWTAERYRDAYERKIYASPAIPATSRPALPPPPLALTFPPRSYAYKRTLESDAYRRDLPVEQPERRFRDLEYDYGRPSESNPYRRDLLDEQQDRRFRDPEIRHQGHIELGRNRLNEHRDAQFLDSELRQRREIEYREPRVYSDRHLYHNLSYSPAPQSEYLLHPRTSLHYAATPHDTGRHDQYGSYRSRY; this is translated from the exons ATGGATGAAATGGAAAATGAGTATGCTTTCAGCTCTGAACACAAAGTTGACAGTGACAATAATATCTATGGTGAAATAAAGGAAGAAATTGAGACAGATGAGGAGGTTAATAGTGATAAGAGTGGCGCTGCTGAATTTGAGTTAGATTCCTTTTATCTAATGAAGGAAAGCAGTGAAGAAGATGCTCTGATTCTTGATAGTACAGTGGAAGAATGTACAAAAGAATCTGATTTTGTTCTTGGATGTGAAGAGGACGAGGAAAAAGCAAATTTGGAGatacaaaatgataaaattgacAGTGTTGGAATCGAGCCAGCTTCCTTAGAGCCAACAAAGCTGAATGGCAAAGAATCAGATTTGATCCTGGGCGGCGAAGAGAAGGAAGAGCTTGCTAAAGAATCAAATGAAATTATTGTTATGGAAGAGCTGCAATTGACCACAGAGAATGCTAATGGTGATGTGGTGCATGAAGAAGACAGTATACAAAAAGTGAAGAATACGGAAGTTATTCCCAAgaagaaaaaaggaaaattgattaaaaaaaaggtcTTAAAAAAGAAGACAGCTTTCAATGCTATGAATAAAGTGATTGATGCAAATAATGGAGAACCTTCAACCAAGGAGAATTGTCAAACAGTGGTAGAGTTGAATGACAAAGTAAACGGTGATGATAATGAAGTGGCGCATGAAGATGCAAAACAAGAGGTAAAAAATGCAGAACAAACAGACAAGATTGTGGATAAGAAAATAGGCAAGATGAGGAAAAGAGGCTTAAAGGATAAGTTAGCTTTGACCAACAAGGGTTCGAATGACCAAGAGGCTTCAAACAAAGTTGCATGTGAGAAGGCTGAACAAACAGGCCAAATTGTGGTAAAGAATGCAGAACAAACAGACAAAATTGTGGAGAAGAAAATGGGCAAGATGAAGAAAAGAGGCTTAAAGAATAAGATAGGACTGAAGGGTGTAAACGAAGTAATCAGCAAGAGCACAAATGACCAAGGGGCTTCAAACAAAATTGCATCTGAGAGGACTAAGGTCGCAGGGATGATATTTATGTGTAGTTCTAAGACGAAAAACGATTGCTACCATTACAAAGTTTTTGGTTTGCCTTCTAGCAAGAGAGATGTTGTTCTAGAGATTCGTGAAGGGATGAAGCTATTCTTGTTTGATGTTGAGTTGAAAGAGTTGCATGGCATTTACAAAGCTGCAGGTCCTGGGGGTTACAACATTGAACCCAAGGCTTTCAAGTCTGCTTTTCCTTCTCAG GTCCGGTTCAATGTTTATGAAGACTGCTTGCCGGTGCCAGAGGGGAAGTTTAAAAAGGTCATTAAGGATAATTACTACAAGAACAACAAGTTCCATAATCAATTAACAGTAAAACAG GTGAATAATCTTTGCAAACTTTTTCAATCTGCTAGCAAAGGCTCCAAACTGAAAGTGTCTTCCAGAGATCTTGGAGCACGAACACATAAATCAATTCCTCGTGAATCACATAAGGCTGGAAGGGATGCTGGGTCAGCAAGGAGTAGAAAGCAGCGCCGGGGAGTAGAGAGCCGCACATTTGAAGATGAGAAGAGGAGCAGAAAGCGGCGTCGGGTAGCTGAGAACTACGGATTTCAAGATCCGGGAAGGAGTAGAAAGCAACACCGTGGAGTGGAAAATCGCACATTTGAAAATCGGGACTGGACTGCGGAGCGATACCGCGATGCATATGAAAGGAAAATTTATGCGTCTCCTGCCATTCCCGCCACTTCTCGTCCAGCTTTGCCGCCGCCGCCTTTGGCTCTGACATTCCCTCCGCGATCATATGCTTACAAAAGGACCTTAGAAAGTGATGCTTATAGAAGGGATCTACCCGTCGAGCAGCCGGAGAGACGATTTAGAGATCTGGAGTATGATTATGGAAGGCCTTCAGAAAGTAACCCTTATAGAAGGGATCTGCTCGATGAGCAGCAGGACAGACGGTTTAGGGATCCGGAGATTAGGCATCAAGGGCATATTGAACTAGGGAGGAACAGATTGAACGAGCATCGCGATGCACAGTTTCTAGACTCGGAATTAAGGCAACGCAGGGAGATTGAATACCGTGAACCACGTGTGTACAGTGACCGTCATTTGTACCATAATCTCTCATATTCGCCTGCCCCGCAATCTGAATACCTTCTTCATCCGAGGACATCACTTCATTATGCGGCTACGCCGCATGATACAGGCCGACATGACCAGTATGGTTCTTATAGGTCCCggtattaa
- the LOC126654044 gene encoding PGR5-like protein 1A, chloroplastic, which yields MAGTCTSISRRVIGSATVIELSRTGANRNGTISFSARISMRTNGIHRQPMVAAAAVVAEGPSCIFVGPLETASQETLEALYCQARDAYYSGEPLIVDDMFDRVELKLRSYGSKSVLKYPRCSIRRHSTYADAEEDIAQAFALASIWMVFLTIGGTLCVGPILYNIILAYQDAITTKISQGSQASMVQFLATMNGVLFMAVGSLIGYPIASSSVKVLQGLWRNDLVALKGPCPNCGEEVFTFVKSNQSNNSPHRADCHVCESLLEFRTKVERTGSRLGKQWVYGRIYLVSRRRQKWK from the exons ATGGCCGGCACGTGCACTTCAATCTCCCGTCGCGTGATCGGATCCGCCACCGTAATAGAACTCTCCAGAACCGGCGCCAACCGTAACGGAACTATTTCATTTTCCGCCAGAATCTCGATGAGAACTAACGGCATCCACCGTCAGCCGATGGTAGCAGCAGCAGCAGTAGTAGCAGAAGGACCGTCGTGTATATTCGTCGGACCGCTTGAAACTGCGAGTCAAGAAACCCTAGAAGCTCTCTATTGTCAA GCAAGAGATGCGTATTATAGCGGTGAACCGTTGATTGTTGATGATATGTTTGATAGAGTAGAG TTAAAGTTGCGGTCCTATGGTTCGAAATCTGTTTTAAAGTATCCTCGTTGCAGTATTAGACGACATTCCACTTATGCGGATGCTGAG GAGGATATAGCACAGGCGTTTGCACTAGCTAGTATTTGGATGGTCTTTCTTACTATTGGCGGTACATTATGTGTTGGGCCTATTCTTTACAATATTATTCTAGCTTATCAGGATGCAATTACTACCAAAATTTCCCAAGGAAGTCAAGCTTCTATGGTGCAGTTTCTTGCTACTATGAATGGCGTTCTCTTCATGGCAGTGGGATCTCTAATTGGCTATCCAATTGCGTCATCTTCTG TTAAGGTGCTCCAAGGGCTATGGAGAAATGACTTGGTGGCGCTTAAGGGGCCATGCCCAAATTGTGGAGAGGAG GTGTTTACCTTTGTGAAATCAAATCAATCCAACAACTCTCCACATAGAGCAGATTGTCATGTGTGTGAAAGCTTATTAGAATTCCGCACGAAAGTTGAG AGAACCGGTTCCAGACTAGGTAAACAATGGGTGTATGGTCGGATATATCTGGTATCTCGAAGGCGGCAGAAATGGAAGTAA
- the LOC126653548 gene encoding RHOMBOID-like protein 1 isoform X1 — MNQNSTMRVRGEPPPTTTSLEINVQHPRQEGSGGGRDNAVHPSPPSSKGSTPLPVVSSRDQRNVVSRTEEFRLFRRWKPWLVPFFVVANVLMFVITMYVNNCPKNNSGPYSSSCIVKFLGRFSFQPMKENPLLGPSSSTLEKMGALDVDKVVGRHQTWRLATCIWLHAGVFHVLANMLSLIFIGIRLEQEFGFIRIGLVYVISGFGGSLLSALFIQTQISVGASGALFGLLGGMLSELITNWTIYANKVAALSTLMLIIIINLAVGILPHVDNFAHIGGFLSGFFLGFVFLIRPQFGWINQKACPPGYTAPPAKSKHKTYQYVLWVVSLIILTAGFTFGLITLLRGINLNDRCSWCHYLSCVPTSFWSCNPKSFSCEMIEFGNQLNLTCSTNGRSHIYPLLNTSSSPSQINQLCSQLCS; from the exons ATGAATCAAAATTCCACGATGAGAGTGAGAGGAGAGCCACCACCAACCACCACTAGCCTAGAGATCAATGTACAACATCCCCGGCAAGAAGGAAGCGGAGGAGGGAGGGACAACGCTGTACACCCATCACCGCCGTCATCTAAAGGATCAACGCCGTTACCGGTGGTTTCCTCTCGTGATCAGCGTAATGTGGTATCAAGAACGGAGGAGTTTAGGCTGTTTAGACGGTGGAAGCCATGGCTGGTACCGTTTTTTGTGGTGGCGaatgttttaatgtttgtaattaCTATGTATGTTAATAATTGTCCTAAGAACAATTCAGGGCCGTATTCTTCTTCTTGTATTGTGAAGTTTTTGGGTAGATTTTCTTTTCAGCCCATGAAGGAAAATCCTCTACTTGGCCCTTCTTCTTCAAC ATTAGAGAAGATGGGAGCGCTAGATGTGGATAAAGTGGTGGGCAGGCACCAGACTTGGCGCCTTGCCACTTGCATATGGTTGCATGCCGGGGTGTTCCATGTACTTGCTAACATGCTGAGTCTTATATTTATTGGAATTCGGCTTGAGCAGGAATTTGGTTTCA TCAGAATTGGATTGGTCTATGTGATATCTGGTTTTGGTGGGAGTTTATTATCGGCCCTTTTTATTCAGACACAAATCTCCGTTGGTGCATCTGGTGCTCTTTTTGGTCTACTAGGAGGGATGCTTTCGGAGCTTATTACAAACTGGACAATATATGCAAATAAG GTTGCAGCTTTGTCAACTCTCATGTTGatcattataataaatttagcCGTTGGAATCCTTCCACATGTGGACAACTTTGCTCATATTGGAGGGTTTCTTTCGGGATTTTTTCTTGGATTTGTCTTCTTAATACGACCTCAGTTTGGGTGGATTAACCAAAAGGCTTGTCCTCCGGGGTACACTGCACCCCCTGCTAAATCAAAACATAAGACCTACCAGTATGTACTATGGGTTGTATCTCTGATAATATTGACTGCTGG ATTCACTTTTGGGTTGATCACGCTACTTCGTGGTATAAATTTGAATGATCGTTGTTCTTGGTGTCATTATCTGAGCTGCGTCCCAACTTCATTTTGGAGCTGCAACCCTAAAAGTTTTTCTTGTGAG ATGATAGAATTCGGAAATCAACTCAACTTGACATGCTCGACGAATGGGAGAAGCCATATCTATCCACTGTTGAATACTTCATCTTCCCCATCCCAGATTAATCAGTTGTGTTCTCAACTCTGCAGTTGA